The following coding sequences are from one Oncorhynchus nerka isolate Pitt River linkage group LG6, Oner_Uvic_2.0, whole genome shotgun sequence window:
- the LOC115130520 gene encoding rho GTPase-activating protein 24-like — MEKERKRESGGLCNPAVTGILHPSSPPGLAPAAAVVPTLGRGRDGRGGERGAGVQPAHSHCSWGGLGRQGWDMGTNRGERGGGNTGVQEVESVRHQQSPSPSDGDTHESALSVYDNLHAVTPTEDAAMETTVTFPTPQRFLRIPVPVSVLMEDGGVSGESSSWSSCEILLAGSSASNGPDQYQDLDPEPDFNQDEPMFQLQPLIQPQPHRPDNFSHLQPLVPPLQASATHPVEPLQPSGPIPVPVPGARVPPPLPLADPSASALRSLLTSLQQQIARQREEYEERIHSLEERNEALQVEVFDLRANLAQQRRWYSVVQAKILESERGRAAADLRNTALQREMEQFFDTFGELNNEAKKTEKIVRSF; from the exons atggagaaggagagaaaaagggAAAGTGGGGGACTTTGCAACCCTGCTGTAACTGGAAtccttcacccctcctccccccctggCCTGGCCCCAGCTGCAGCTGTGGTTCCCACACtgggaagggggagagatggaagaggaggggagagaggggctggcGTGCAGCCAGCTCACAGTCACTGCAGCTGGGGAGGCCTGGGAAGGCAGGGCTGGGACATGGggacaaacagaggagagagaggaggagggaatacGGGAGTGCAGGAGGTGGAGAGCGTTCGGCATCAGCAGAGCCCCAGCCCGAGCGACGGAGACACACACGAGAGCGCTCTTTCCGTCTACGACAACCTCCACGCCGTGACCCCCACCGAGGACGCTGCCATGGAAACCACTGTGACCTTCCCCACGCCCCAGCGTTTCCTGAGGATCCCAGTGCCGGTCTCGGTgttgatggaggatggaggggtcAGCGGGGAGAGTAGCTCCTGGTCTTCCTGTGAAATCCTCCTTGCAGGGAGCAGCGCCAGCAATGGACCAGACCAGTACCAAGACCTGGACCCAGAACCGGACTTTAACCAGGACGAGCCCATGTTCCAACTCCAGCCATTGATCCAACCACAACCCCATCGACCAGATAACTTCTCCCATCTCCAGCCCCTTGTCCCACCTCTACAGGCTTCTGCCACCCATCCAGTCGAGCCTCTCCAGCCTTCTGGTCCGATCCCTGTACCTGTCCCTGGGGCCCGGGTTCCCCCTCCCCTGCCCTTGGCAGACCCCTCAGCCAGCGCCCTCCGCAGCCTCCTCACCAGCCTCCAGCAGCAGATagccaggcagagagaggagtATGAGGAACGCATACACAG TCTGGAAGAGAGGAACGAGGCTCTCCAGGTAGAGGTGTTTGACCTCAGGGCCAACCTGGCTCAGCAGAGGCGGTGGTACTCTGTGGTCCAGGCTAAGATCTTGGAGTCAGAGAGGGGCCGGGCTGCAGCAGACCTCCGAAACACAGCCCTGCAGAGGGAGATGGAACAGTTCTTTGACACCTTCGGAGAGCTCAACAACGAGGCCAAGAAGACGGAGAAAATCGTCAGGAGTTTCTGA